One Paralichthys olivaceus isolate ysfri-2021 chromosome 21, ASM2471397v2, whole genome shotgun sequence genomic window carries:
- the dcun1d3 gene encoding DCN1-like protein 3, whose translation MGQCVTKCKNPTSSLGSKSGDKDSSSKSHPKKGSGGGGSHKEELSAPCSKATSELSNGTKALEVTVETPVIPALMGDPRKDEFLDADGLSLLRIEELFCCYKDERDDAILEEGMERFCNDLCVDPAEFRVLVLAWKFQAATMCKFTRKEFVDGCKAIQADSLKGICSRFPCMLLDAQGEENFKDLYRFTFQFGLDAEEGQRSLQREIAIALWRLVFTQDTPSILERWLDFLGENPSGIRGISRDTWNMFLNFTQAIGPDLTNYSEDEAWPSLFDTFVEWELERRKKEEEQALMAKEEEGRSTDTESSPSTDRLETEGSRGSQTWGGH comes from the exons ATGGGCCAGTGTGTCACCAAGTGTAAGAATCCAACGTCCTCACTCGGCAGTAAGAGTGGAGACAAGGATAGCAGCTCCAAGTCCCACCCCAAGAAAGGTAGCGGTGGTGGGGGGAGCCATAAAGAAGAGCTCAGTGCCCCATGTAGCAAAGCCACCAGCGAGCTGTCGAATGGCACCAAGGCCTTGGAAGTTACAGTGGAGACGCCAGTCATACCCGCACTGATGGGGGACCCGCGCAAGGACGAGTTTCTGGACGCAGATGGGCTGTCGTTGCTGCGCATCGAGGAGCTGTTCTGCTGCTACAAGGATGAACGGGACGACGCCATCTTGGAGGAAGGCATGGAGAGGTTTTGCAATGATCTGTGCGTGGACCCAGCAGAATTCCGTGTGCTTGTTCTCGCCTGGAAGTTTCAAGCAGCCACTATGTGCAAGTTTACAAG GAAGGAGTTTGTCGACGGCTGTAAGGCCATACAGGCAGACAGCCTCAAAGGCATCTGCTCACGTTTCCCCTGCATGCTGCTGGATGCCCAAGGCGAGGAGAACTTCAAGGACTTGTACCGCTTTACCTTCCAGTTTGGGTTGGACGCGGAGGAGGGCCAACGCTCTCTGCAGCGCGAAATCGCCATTGCCCTATGGCGCCTGGTTTTCACGCAGGACACACCTTCGATCCTGGAGCGCTGGCTGGACTTCCTAGGGGAGAACCCCTCAGGTATTCGGGGCATCTCAAGGGACACGTGGAACATGTTCCTCAACTTCACCCAGGCGATTGGGCCTGACCTGACCAACTACAGCGAGGACGAGGCGTGGCCGAGTCTCTTCGACACCTTTGTGGAGTGGGAGTTGGAGCgcaggaaaaaagaggaggaacaggCACTGATGgcaaaggaggaagaggggaggtcTACTGACACAGAGTCTTCTCCTTCAACAGATAGACTCGAAACAGAGGGAAGCCGCGGCTCACAGACTTGGGGGGGGCACTGA
- the lyrm1 gene encoding LYR motif containing protein 1, with translation MTASTRRTVLSLYMRVFRIARTWQAQSGVTSDTETERKYILQEARTLFRQNQQLPDQVSVKKCIEECEARIEIGLHYRNPYPRATYLPPLGLATQKGRKLRAQQRLRKQARPIYLQSHDET, from the exons ATGACGGCCTCCACTCGCAGGACGGTGCTGTCACTGTACATGCGGGTGTTTCGTATCGCTCGAACGTGGCAGGCGCAGAGTGGAGTTACAAGTgacacagagacggagagaaaataCATACTTCAGGAGGCCCGCACTCTGTTCAGACAAAACCAGCAG CTCCCAGATCAAGTGTCAGTAAAGAAGTGTATAGAGGAATGTGAAGCAAGGATAGAAATAG GTCTACATTACAGGAACCCATATCCAAGGGCT ACCTACTTGCCACCACTGGGACTAGCAACTCAGAAGGGCAGGAAGCTGCGAGCACAGCAGCGCCTGAGGAAGCAGGCCAGGCCAATTTACTTGCAGTCACATGACGAGACCTGA
- the kcnj12a gene encoding ATP-sensitive inward rectifier potassium channel 12, with amino-acid sequence MSVGRINRYSIVSSEEEGLRLTTMHGMNGFGNGKIHTRRKCRNRFVKKNGQCNVQFANMDNKSQRYMADIFTTCVDIRWRWMLVVFTLVFVLSWLAFGLAFWVIALLHGDLDNPAGDDNFTPCVLQVNGFVAAFLFSIETQSTIGYGYRCVTEECPVAVFMVVFQSIVGCIIDCFMIGAIMAKMARPKKRAQTLLFSHNAVIAMRDGKLCLMWRVGNLRKSHIVEAHVRAQLIKPRITDEGEYIPLDQIDINVGFDKGLDRIFLVSPITILHEIDEESPLFGISKQDLETADFEIVVILEGMVEATAMTTQARSSYLASEILWGHRYEPVLFEEKNLYKVDYSHFHKTYEVPSTPRCSAKDMVENKFLVPSSNSFCYENELAFLNRDEEEEDVGGGSMALANLSPDRNSRHEFDRLQPNRALDQRSYRRESEI; translated from the coding sequence ATGAGTGTGGGGAGGATCAACCGCTACAGCATTGTGTCATCTGAGGAAGAGGGCCTCCGCCTCACGACCATGCATGGCATGAATGGCTTTGGCAATGGCAAGATCCACACACGCCGCAAGTGCCGCAACCGCTTCGTCAAAAAGAACGGCCAGTGCAATGTGCAGTTTGCCAATATGGACAACAAGTCACAACGCTACATGGCTGATATCTTCACTACCTGTGTCGATATTCGCTGGCGATGGATGCTGGTAGTCTTCACTCTTGTATTTGTTCTCTCCTGGCTGGCCTTCGGCTTAGCCTTTTGGGTCATCGCTTTGCTGCATGGTGATCTGGATAACCCCGCCGGAGATGACAACTTCACTCCATGTGTTCTACAAGTCAATGGGTTTGTGGCTGCCTTTCTCTTCTCCATTGAAACACAGTCTACTATAGGTTATGGCTACCGATGTGTGACAGAGGAGTGCCCAGTGGCTGTCTTTATGGTGGTCTTTCAGTCCATAGTGGGCTGCATCATTGACTGCTTCATGATTGGTGCCATCATGGCCAAGATGGCGAGGCCTAAGAAACGAGCACAAACATTGTTGTTTAGCCACAATGCTGTCATCGCCATGCGGGATGGAAAGCTGTGTCTCATGTGGAGGGTAGGGAATCTTCGTAAGAGCCATATTGTAGAGGCCCATGTCAGGGCACAGCTCATCAAACCTCGGATCACGGATGAGGGAGAATATATCCCTTTAGACCAGATAGACATTAACGTGGGCTTTGACAAAGGCTTGGACAGGATTTTCTTGGTTTCACCCATCACTATTCTCCATGAGATCGATGAGGAGAGCCCTCTTTTTGGGATCAGTAAACAGGACTTAGAGACAGCAGACTTTGAGATTGTTGTCATCTTGGAGGGCATGGTTGAAGCAACCGCCATGACCACGCAGGCTCGCAGCTCCTATTTGGCCTCTGAGATCCTCTGGGGTCACCGGTATGAGCCAGtcttgtttgaggaaaagaacctGTACAAGGTGGATTACTCACACTTTCACAAAACATATGAGGTGCCGTCCACCCCCCGCTGCAGTGCCAAGGACATGGTGGAGAACAAGTTCCTAGTCCCCAGTTCCAACTCCTTCTGCTATGAAAATGAGCTGGCCTTCCTCAAccgtgatgaggaggaggaggatgtagGTGGTGGAAGCATGGCACTGGCAAATCTCAGTCCAGACCGGAACAGCCGACATGAGTTTGATCGCTTGCAGCCCAACAGGGCACTGGATCAAAGGTCATATCGCAGAGAGTCGGAAATATGA